From a single Planctellipticum variicoloris genomic region:
- a CDS encoding PQQ-binding-like beta-propeller repeat protein yields MVLARLVGVILMSGAAASAADAPGEPSWAGFRGAGDSHVLVRQVPVTWELRGGRRNGNWTIRLPGYGQSSPVVWGGQVFVTAVSGPEKEHLHVLAVDARTGSTRWQKDFAGTQRVPDGDAVSRGAPTPVLDAEHCYAMFESGDLIALTHAGDVVWQRSIVRDYGEFQGPHGYGSSPILADGKLIVQVCHGGPSYLLALDRASGQTLWKVDHPSETGWSTPAMFRQGETVGVVVSSSGSVRAYDVRDGRELWFVTGIKGNSTASPTVAGEIVVVGGSSERMGPPPPPGVTAGSLAIRLGGVGDVSESHVLWKSAKVSAGYASPLVHDGLAYFVNRVGGVQCVDIVTGDIKGQTRLPGSAWASPLWHDGRAFFFCKDGAVVALNAGTELTEIGESSLSATDVVYGVAAVEGAWIVRTGRGLLRVGGAAADSPAAAGE; encoded by the coding sequence ATGGTTCTGGCGAGACTGGTTGGTGTGATTTTGATGAGCGGCGCCGCGGCTTCAGCGGCGGACGCGCCCGGTGAGCCGTCCTGGGCCGGTTTTCGCGGGGCAGGTGACAGTCACGTGCTGGTCCGGCAGGTTCCGGTGACCTGGGAGCTCCGCGGCGGTCGCCGGAACGGCAACTGGACGATCCGCTTGCCGGGATACGGTCAGTCGAGTCCGGTCGTGTGGGGCGGACAAGTCTTCGTGACCGCCGTTTCCGGTCCGGAGAAAGAACATCTGCACGTGCTGGCGGTCGATGCTCGGACGGGAAGCACTCGCTGGCAGAAGGATTTCGCGGGGACTCAGCGTGTTCCCGACGGAGACGCCGTCAGCCGCGGCGCTCCGACGCCAGTGCTGGATGCGGAACACTGCTATGCCATGTTCGAAAGCGGCGATCTCATCGCTCTGACCCATGCCGGAGACGTCGTCTGGCAGCGATCGATCGTCCGCGACTACGGGGAGTTTCAAGGACCTCATGGCTACGGAAGCTCGCCGATCCTCGCCGACGGCAAGCTGATTGTGCAGGTCTGTCACGGCGGCCCCTCCTATCTGCTGGCGCTCGACCGGGCCAGCGGACAGACGCTGTGGAAAGTGGATCATCCTTCGGAAACAGGCTGGAGCACTCCAGCCATGTTCCGCCAGGGGGAAACCGTTGGCGTGGTCGTCAGTTCGTCGGGGAGCGTGAGAGCCTACGATGTTCGAGACGGGCGCGAACTGTGGTTCGTCACCGGGATCAAAGGCAACTCAACGGCTTCTCCCACCGTGGCAGGCGAGATCGTCGTCGTCGGCGGAAGCAGCGAACGGATGGGACCGCCCCCTCCTCCCGGCGTGACTGCGGGAAGCCTGGCAATCCGGCTGGGGGGCGTCGGCGATGTTTCAGAATCTCATGTCCTCTGGAAATCGGCGAAAGTCTCCGCGGGCTACGCCTCGCCACTGGTTCACGATGGGCTGGCATATTTCGTGAACCGGGTCGGGGGCGTCCAGTGCGTGGACATTGTCACGGGAGACATCAAAGGCCAGACTCGCTTGCCAGGATCGGCATGGGCCTCGCCGCTCTGGCACGATGGCAGGGCCTTCTTCTTCTGCAAAGACGGGGCTGTCGTCGCCCTCAACGCCGGTACGGAGCTCACAGAAATCGGCGAGAGCTCGCTGTCGGCGACGGATGTTGTCTACGGAGTCGCCGCCGTCGAAGGGGCGTGGATTGTCCGGACCGGGCGGGGGCTGCTGCGAGTCGGAGGGGCGGCTGCCGACAGCCCCGCGGCCGCTGGAGAGTGA
- a CDS encoding molybdopterin-dependent oxidoreductase, whose product MLPSSRPANDDPKRLLAEHAALTRRHLLQLGLAGATLAATNARCGAAEPASHARAEAVAKLEPFFTPPAEFRDVSRGKPLPHSLPDEKKREVGLTRETWQLEVLSDPEHPARLGRELKKSDGTALDFAALLKLGEQHAVRFAKVMTCLNIGCPLGMGIWEGVPLREVFWLTKPREDIRRVFYYGYHNDEPSQMFRSSLPLGRVLEDPFDLPPVILCYKLNGEWLDSQRGGPVRVVVPEAYGFKSIKWLSHVVLSNLHHANDTYASGNNDLDSPLKSFAATLQVPKSIQAGEPLVVTGYAQVGISGLSKVQVSLTPAATTWEGDPYFTKAAWVDAEILGPPAQWGGDLPDGKIPGETLGFDAAGQPKTWPMRLGKAHWVAVLPGVPAGEYEFRCRTIDEKGAAQPLPRPFRKSGHAAIEAVTIAVK is encoded by the coding sequence ATGCTCCCGAGCTCCCGTCCCGCAAACGATGACCCAAAACGGCTTCTGGCAGAACACGCCGCCCTGACCCGCCGGCACCTGCTGCAGCTCGGACTGGCCGGAGCGACCCTCGCGGCGACGAACGCTCGATGCGGGGCCGCGGAACCCGCCTCTCACGCCCGCGCAGAGGCCGTGGCGAAGCTGGAGCCGTTCTTCACGCCCCCGGCGGAGTTTCGCGATGTCTCCCGCGGCAAGCCGCTGCCGCATTCCCTCCCCGACGAGAAGAAGCGGGAAGTCGGACTCACGCGCGAGACCTGGCAACTCGAAGTCCTCTCCGATCCCGAGCACCCGGCCCGGCTGGGGCGCGAACTCAAGAAGTCCGACGGGACCGCCCTCGACTTCGCAGCCCTGCTGAAGCTCGGCGAGCAGCACGCCGTCCGGTTTGCGAAGGTGATGACCTGCCTGAATATCGGCTGTCCGCTGGGGATGGGGATCTGGGAAGGGGTGCCGCTGCGAGAAGTTTTCTGGCTGACGAAACCGCGGGAGGATATCCGCCGGGTCTTTTACTACGGCTACCACAACGACGAGCCCTCTCAGATGTTCCGCAGTTCGCTGCCGCTCGGCCGCGTGCTGGAGGACCCGTTCGACCTGCCGCCGGTGATTCTCTGCTACAAGCTCAACGGCGAATGGCTCGACAGCCAGCGGGGCGGGCCGGTGCGAGTCGTGGTTCCGGAGGCCTACGGCTTCAAGTCGATCAAGTGGCTGTCGCACGTCGTGCTGAGCAATCTGCACCATGCCAACGACACGTACGCCTCGGGCAACAACGATCTCGACAGTCCGCTCAAGTCTTTCGCGGCGACGCTCCAGGTTCCGAAGTCGATCCAGGCCGGCGAGCCGCTCGTGGTGACCGGTTATGCGCAGGTGGGGATTTCGGGCCTGTCGAAGGTGCAGGTCAGCCTGACGCCGGCCGCGACGACCTGGGAGGGGGACCCGTACTTCACCAAGGCCGCCTGGGTCGATGCTGAAATCCTGGGACCGCCGGCCCAATGGGGTGGAGATCTCCCCGACGGCAAGATTCCCGGGGAGACCCTTGGTTTCGACGCCGCGGGTCAGCCGAAGACGTGGCCGATGCGTCTGGGGAAGGCGCATTGGGTGGCCGTCCTGCCGGGAGTCCCTGCCGGGGAATACGAGTTCCGCTGCCGGACGATTGACGAGAAGGGGGCGGCTCAGCCACTGCCGCGACCGTTTCGGAAGTCGGGGCATGCGGCGATTGAGGCGGTGACGATCGCGGTGAAGTGA